Proteins from one Danaus plexippus chromosome 18 unlocalized genomic scaffold, MEX_DaPlex mxdp_20, whole genome shotgun sequence genomic window:
- the LOC116773015 gene encoding WD repeat-containing protein 37 gives MKSSKRRLQALTESSDGLPNYLKMEDSESSIPPVFRCRLHELFSQIEKEFDVLYTENLNLQEKIDILSEKLERESYVGDRQIVDYVDFETSGKNSKVKLSQSNSQKVKTSHKLKVQTSKIVSSFKAPTYSCQLIREFTGHKDGIWDVTTARPGQALIGTASADHTACVWSVEWGKCLLQYTGHAGSVNSIRFHPTRDIALTSSGDNTAHVWQAAVNWDLPRGQSSEEELDGGGEESLGESDRPEVLRTPLTELSGHMGVVVAADWLTGGDHVITASWDRTANLYDVETGDCLQILTGHDHELTHASSHHSSRLVVTASRDTTFRLWDFREPIHSVSVFQGHTESVTSAVFTREDKVVSGSDDRSVKVWDVRNMRSALATIRSDSSVNRVSVSSGGLIAIPHDNRQVRLFDLQGQRLARLPRSSRQGHRRMVTSVSWVEDVASNMNFFSCGFDRRILGWSIQPSKDN, from the exons ATGAAATCTAGTAAAAGACGACTTCAAGCTTTAACCGAGAGTTCAGATGGACTaccaaactatttaaaaatggaagaTTCAGAATCATCAATTCCACCAGTTTTTAGGTGCCGCCTCCATGAATTGTTTTCACAAATAGAAAAAGAATTTGATGTTTTGTACACTGAAAACTTAAAct TACAAGAAAAAATAGACATTCTTAGTGAAAAATTAGAAAGAGAAAGCTATGTTGGTGACAGACAGATTGTGGACTATGTTGATTTTGAAACATCAGGAAAAAACTCTAAGGTTAAAT tATCTCAGAGTAATTCTCAAAAAGTAAAAACCAGTCACAAACTAAAAGTACAGACCAGCAAGATTGTGTCTAGCTTCAAAGCCCCCACATATAGCTGTCAGCTTATCAGGGAGTTCACTGGGCATAAGGATGGTATCTGGGACGTAACCACTGCACGTCCCGGACAGGCGTTGATTGGAACTGCTTCAGCAG ATCACACAGCGTGTGTTTGGAGTGTTGAATGGGGTAAGTGTCTGCTTCAATACACCGGCCATGCTGGATCTGTGAACTCTATAAGATTTCATCCTACCAGAGACATAGCACTTACAAGCAGCGGTGACAACACCGCACATGTTTGGCAGGCGGCTGTGAATTGGGATCTGCCG cgTGGTCAGTCGTCCGAAGAAGAATTAGACGGTGGTGGCGAGGAAAGCTTAGGAGAAAGCGATAGACCAGAAGTATTAAGGACTCCGTTGACTGAGCTCAGTGGTCATATGGGAGTGGTTGTCGCAGCTGATTGGCTGACAGGAGGCGATCACGTCATCACCGCATCCTGGGATAGGACGGCTAATCTGTATGACGTCGAAACCGGAGACTGCTTGCAAATATTGACAG GTCATGACCATGAACTGACACATGCGTCATCTCACCATAGCTCCCGTCTCGTGGTGACGGCTTCCCGTGACACCACCTTCAGACTGTGGGATTTTCGTGAACCGATTCACTCCGTGTCCGTTTTCCAAGGGCATACTGA GAGCGTTACTTCAGCGGTTTTCACAAGGGAGGACAAGGTTGTTTCCGGTTCCGACGATAGATCTGTGAAG GTTTGGGATGTTCGTAACATGCGTTCAGCTCTGGCCACCATACGTTCAGATTCATCAGTGAACCGCGTCTCTGTGAGCTCGGGTGGTCTGATAGCGATACCCCACGACAACCGACAGGTGCGACTGTTTGACCTTCAGGGTCAAAGACTGGCCAGGCTGCCGAGGTCGAGTAGACAG GGTCATCGTCGCATGGTGACCTCAGTGTCATGGGTTGAGGATGTCGCTTCCAATATGAATTTCTTCAGCTGTGGCTTTGACCGTCGCATACTGGGCTGGTCCATACAGCCATCTAAGGACAACTGA
- the LOC116773114 gene encoding transcriptional adapter 2B isoform X2, translating to MSFSDLYAKYNCTYCQEEINGVRVRCAECKDFDICLQCFSLGAEIGPHKNDHSYQFMDSGAFGIFLGRTSWSANEEVRLLDAIEQFGFGNWEDIAKHIETKTPEEAKDEYITRYLEGSIGRATWGNVESTSRPSLHCADRDEGPLSPSAVSRLPPLAITADEAAQLGYMSNRDDFEREHDHEAEQLISTLSLNPEDDNLDVALKLSQVDIYTRRLRERTRRKRLVRDYQLVSVFFNNQRNKQKTLGKLAKEKKEFTDRLRWTAQFYGRSEQAAVVAGLWRERELRVRLAELHRYRLAGVTRLEECAHYEQHAAHRKHPHHIDVRRVMQWVPGRATDKRINTDQHSAAAKKKRRRKRLKFHQPKVHTGRKYRMWMLQKELMQRRMLDTSADH from the exons ATGTCGTTTTCAGATCTTTatgctaaatataattgtacatATTGTCAAGAAGAAATCAATGGAGTACGTGTAAGATGTGCAGAATGTAAAgattttgatatttgtttGCAG TGTTTTTCTCTTGGAGCTGAAATTGGACCACACAAAAATGACCATTCCTATCAATTTATG gacTCTGGAgcttttggaatatttttaggtAGAACTAGTTGGTCTGCTAATGAAGAAGTAAGATTGCTAGATGCTATAGAACAGTTTGGATTTGGAAATTGGGAAGATATTGCTAAGcatatagaaacaaaaacacCAGaag aagCCAAAGATGAGTATATTACTAGGTATTTGGAGGGTAGTATAGGTCGGGCTACATGGGGTAATGTGGAGAGCACTAGTCGGCCCTCACTCCACTGCGCTGATAGAGATGAAGGTCCACTGAGTCCTAGTGCAGTATCAAGACTTCCACCACTAGCTATAACTGCTGATGAAGCGGCCCAGCTCGGTTATATGTCAAACAGAGATGATTTTGAAAGG GAGCATGATCATGAAGCAGAGcaattaatatcaacattGTCTCTGAACCCCGAGGATGACAATTTGGATGTTG CGTTGAAGTTGTCGCAAGTAGATATTTACACTCGAAGGTTGAGGGAAAGGACGAGACGGAAAAGGCTGGTACGGGATTATCAACTGGTGTCAGTATTTTTCAACAATCAGagaaataaacagaaaaccCTTGGAAAACTtgccaaagaaaaaaa GGAGTTTACTGATCGTCTTAGATGGACGGCACAGTTCTACGGTCGTTCGGAGCAGGCTGCCGTGGTAGCGGGTCTGTGGAGGGAACGAGAATTGAGAGTCCGCCTGGCTGAGCTTCATCGATACAGACTTGCCGGCGTTACCCGACTCGAGGAATGCGCCCACTACGAACAACACGCTGCGCATAGGAAACATCCGCATCACATCGACGTGAGACGCGTCATG CAGTGGGTGCCTGGACGCGCAACAGACAAAAGAATCAACACAGACCAACACTCCGCAGCAGCTAAGAAAAAG aGACGTAGAAAGCGGCTCAAGTTCCACCAGCCCAAAGTGCACACGGGAAGGAAGTACCGCATGTGGATGTTGCAGAAAGAGCTCATGCAGCGCAGGATGCTCGACACATCTGCTGACCACTAA
- the LOC116773114 gene encoding transcriptional adapter 2B isoform X3, which produces MSFSDLYAKYNCTYCQEEINGVRVRCAECKDFDICLQCFSLGAEIGPHKNDHSYQFMDSGAFGIFLGRTSWSANEEVRLLDAIEQFGFGNWEDIAKHIETKTPEEAKDEYITRYLEGSIGRATWGNVESTSRPSLHCADRDEGPLSPSAVSRLPPLAITADEAAQLGYMSNRDDFEREHDHEAEQLISTLSLNPEDDNLDVALKLSQVDIYTRRLRERTRRKRLVRDYQLVSVFFNNQRNKQKTLGKLAKEKKEFTDRLRWTAQFYGRSEQAAVVAGLWRERELRVRLAELHRYRLAGVTRLEECAHYEQHAAHRKHPHHIDQWVPGRATDKRINTDQHSAAAKKKRRRKRLKFHQPKVHTGRKYRMWMLQKELMQRRMLDTSADH; this is translated from the exons ATGTCGTTTTCAGATCTTTatgctaaatataattgtacatATTGTCAAGAAGAAATCAATGGAGTACGTGTAAGATGTGCAGAATGTAAAgattttgatatttgtttGCAG TGTTTTTCTCTTGGAGCTGAAATTGGACCACACAAAAATGACCATTCCTATCAATTTATG gacTCTGGAgcttttggaatatttttaggtAGAACTAGTTGGTCTGCTAATGAAGAAGTAAGATTGCTAGATGCTATAGAACAGTTTGGATTTGGAAATTGGGAAGATATTGCTAAGcatatagaaacaaaaacacCAGaag aagCCAAAGATGAGTATATTACTAGGTATTTGGAGGGTAGTATAGGTCGGGCTACATGGGGTAATGTGGAGAGCACTAGTCGGCCCTCACTCCACTGCGCTGATAGAGATGAAGGTCCACTGAGTCCTAGTGCAGTATCAAGACTTCCACCACTAGCTATAACTGCTGATGAAGCGGCCCAGCTCGGTTATATGTCAAACAGAGATGATTTTGAAAGG GAGCATGATCATGAAGCAGAGcaattaatatcaacattGTCTCTGAACCCCGAGGATGACAATTTGGATGTTG CGTTGAAGTTGTCGCAAGTAGATATTTACACTCGAAGGTTGAGGGAAAGGACGAGACGGAAAAGGCTGGTACGGGATTATCAACTGGTGTCAGTATTTTTCAACAATCAGagaaataaacagaaaaccCTTGGAAAACTtgccaaagaaaaaaa GGAGTTTACTGATCGTCTTAGATGGACGGCACAGTTCTACGGTCGTTCGGAGCAGGCTGCCGTGGTAGCGGGTCTGTGGAGGGAACGAGAATTGAGAGTCCGCCTGGCTGAGCTTCATCGATACAGACTTGCCGGCGTTACCCGACTCGAGGAATGCGCCCACTACGAACAACACGCTGCGCATAGGAAACATCCGCATCACATCGAC CAGTGGGTGCCTGGACGCGCAACAGACAAAAGAATCAACACAGACCAACACTCCGCAGCAGCTAAGAAAAAG aGACGTAGAAAGCGGCTCAAGTTCCACCAGCCCAAAGTGCACACGGGAAGGAAGTACCGCATGTGGATGTTGCAGAAAGAGCTCATGCAGCGCAGGATGCTCGACACATCTGCTGACCACTAA
- the LOC116773114 gene encoding transcriptional adapter 2B isoform X1, with protein sequence MSFSDLYAKYNCTYCQEEINGVRVRCAECKDFDICLQCFSLGAEIGPHKNDHSYQFMDSGAFGIFLGRTSWSANEEVRLLDAIEQFGFGNWEDIAKHIETKTPEEAKDEYITRYLEGSIGRATWGNVESTSRPSLHCADRDEGPLSPSAVSRLPPLAITADEAAQLGYMSNRDDFEREHDHEAEQLISTLSLNPEDDNLDVALKLSQVDIYTRRLRERTRRKRLVRDYQLVSVFFNNQRNKQKTLGKLAKEKKEFTDRLRWTAQFYGRSEQAAVVAGLWRERELRVRLAELHRYRLAGVTRLEECAHYEQHAAHRKHPHHIDGSSGCLDAQQTKESTQTNTPQQLRKRDVESGSSSTSPKCTREGSTACGCCRKSSCSAGCSTHLLTTNEIQLCTALNLPATQYVTLKGVLLRKPAQSPDADVDRAVRKYLSNAGWLHH encoded by the exons ATGTCGTTTTCAGATCTTTatgctaaatataattgtacatATTGTCAAGAAGAAATCAATGGAGTACGTGTAAGATGTGCAGAATGTAAAgattttgatatttgtttGCAG TGTTTTTCTCTTGGAGCTGAAATTGGACCACACAAAAATGACCATTCCTATCAATTTATG gacTCTGGAgcttttggaatatttttaggtAGAACTAGTTGGTCTGCTAATGAAGAAGTAAGATTGCTAGATGCTATAGAACAGTTTGGATTTGGAAATTGGGAAGATATTGCTAAGcatatagaaacaaaaacacCAGaag aagCCAAAGATGAGTATATTACTAGGTATTTGGAGGGTAGTATAGGTCGGGCTACATGGGGTAATGTGGAGAGCACTAGTCGGCCCTCACTCCACTGCGCTGATAGAGATGAAGGTCCACTGAGTCCTAGTGCAGTATCAAGACTTCCACCACTAGCTATAACTGCTGATGAAGCGGCCCAGCTCGGTTATATGTCAAACAGAGATGATTTTGAAAGG GAGCATGATCATGAAGCAGAGcaattaatatcaacattGTCTCTGAACCCCGAGGATGACAATTTGGATGTTG CGTTGAAGTTGTCGCAAGTAGATATTTACACTCGAAGGTTGAGGGAAAGGACGAGACGGAAAAGGCTGGTACGGGATTATCAACTGGTGTCAGTATTTTTCAACAATCAGagaaataaacagaaaaccCTTGGAAAACTtgccaaagaaaaaaa GGAGTTTACTGATCGTCTTAGATGGACGGCACAGTTCTACGGTCGTTCGGAGCAGGCTGCCGTGGTAGCGGGTCTGTGGAGGGAACGAGAATTGAGAGTCCGCCTGGCTGAGCTTCATCGATACAGACTTGCCGGCGTTACCCGACTCGAGGAATGCGCCCACTACGAACAACACGCTGCGCATAGGAAACATCCGCATCACATCGAC GGCAGCAGTGGGTGCCTGGACGCGCAACAGACAAAAGAATCAACACAGACCAACACTCCGCAGCAGCTAAGAAAAAG aGACGTAGAAAGCGGCTCAAGTTCCACCAGCCCAAAGTGCACACGGGAAGGAAGTACCGCATGTGGATGTTGCAGAAAGAGCTCATGCAGCGCAGGATGCTCGACACATCTGCTGACCACTAATGAAATACAG TTATGTACAGCCCTCAATCTGCCCGCCACTCAGTATGTAACACTAAAGGGAGTGTTACTGCGTAAGCCAGCTCAGTCCCCTGACGCTGATGTGGATAGAGCAGTGAGGAAATATTTGTCAAATGCTGGGTGGCTTCACCATTAA